In Mangifera indica cultivar Alphonso chromosome 1, CATAS_Mindica_2.1, whole genome shotgun sequence, a single genomic region encodes these proteins:
- the LOC123225437 gene encoding receptor protein kinase TMK1-like produces MRIQLFLSLVFSVLTLVLSVTDSGDVDILDQFRKNLENPELLQWPENGDPCGPPSWKHVYCSNSRVTQIQVQSVGLKGPLPQNLNQLSNLENLGLQKNQFSGKLPSFSGLSSLKFAYLDNNGFDFIPGDFFDGLVSLEVLALDNNNFNASTGWSFPEGLKDSVQLTNLSCMNCNLVGPLPAFLEEFSSLRNLKLSGNNLSGGIPESFKDLNLVNLWLNDQQGGGFSGPIDVVANIVSLQTLWLHGNQFTGTIPENIGNLTALKDLNLNSNKLVGLIPASLASMPLDNLDLNNNMLMGPIPEFRANKSSFSSNSFCLPTPGPCVPEVMALIEFLDGLNYPQKLVASWSGNNPCSWFGLACDHNNKVDHLNLPSCNLSGTLSPSVARLDSLTQISLQYNNLTGPIPTNWTSLKSLKLLNLSGNNISPPQPKFSDSVHLIIEGNPLLNRNQSGTVPGGSPSTSPGSSDDPSAPTKGSRSGAANTSVEPTKPKGSKRVVVVAIVAPAASVAVVLLLAVPLYIYCRKNRNDTLQAPSSLVIHPRDPSDSDSIVKVVVANGSTLTVTGSRSASINSSGIGDSHVIETGNLVISVQVLRNVTKNFASENELGRGGFGVVYKGELDDGTKIAVKRMEAGVISSKALDEFQAEIAVLSKVRHRHLVSLLGYSVEGYERILVYEYMPQGALSKHLFHWKSLKLEPLSWKRRLNIALDVARGMEYLHTLAHQSFIHRDLKSSNILLGDDFRAKVSDFGLVKLAPDGEKSVATRLAGTFGYLAPEYAVMGKITTKADVFSFGVVLMELLTGLMALDEGRSEETQYLAAWFWNIKSDKEKLRAAIDPALDVKDETFESICTIAELAGHCTLREPSQRPDMGYAVNVLAPLVEKWKPLDDDPEDYCGIDYSLPLNQMVKDWQEAEGKDLSYMDLEDSKGSIPARPTGFAESFTSADGR; encoded by the exons ATGAGAATTCAGCTTTTTTTGTCATTGGTTTTCTCGGTTTTGACACTTGTTTTAAGTGTCACTGACTCTGGAGATGTTGATATTCTGGACCAGTTCAGGAAGAATTTGGAGAATCCAGAGCTCTTGCAGTGGCCTGAAAATGGTGACCCTTGTGGCCCTCCAAGTTGGAAACATGTGTATTGTTCAAATTCAAGGGTAACTCAGATTCAAGTTCAGAGTGTTGGGTTGAAAGGGCCTCTGCCTCAGAACTTGAACCAGCTCTCCAACCTGGAAAATCTTGGCCTGCAAAAAAATCAGTTCAGTGGCAAGTTGCCAAGTTTTAGTGGCTTGTCAAGTCTAAAGTTTGCATATTTGGATAACAATGGATTTGATTTCATTCCTGGAGATTTCTTTGATGGTCTTGTGAGTTTGGAGGTCTTAGCattggataataataattttaatgctTCTACAGGGTGGTCTTTTCCTGAGGGATTGAAAGATTCAGTACAATTGACCAATCTTTCTTGTATGAACTGTAATTTGGTTGGTCCATTACCTGCTTTTCTTGAGGAGTTTTCTTCTTTAAGAAACTTGAAACTTTCAGGCAATAATTTGTCAGGTGGAATTCCAGAGAGCTTTAAAGACTTAAACCTGGTGAATCTTTGGTTAAATGATCAGCAAGGTGGTGGGTTCAGTGGTCCAATTGATGTGGTGGCCAATATTGTTTCACTTCAGACTCTTTGGCTTCATGGGAACCAGTTCACAGGAACAATTCCAGAGAATATTGGTAATTTAACTGCCTTGAAAGatctcaatttaaattctaacaAACTTGTTGGCCTAATTCCTGCAAGCTTAGCAAGTATGCCATTAGACAACTTAGATTTGAACAATAACATGTTAATGGGTCCAATCCCTGAGTTTAGAGCAAACAAGTCttcttttagttcaaattcattcTGTCTACCAACTCCAGGACCCTGCGTCCCAGAAGTTATGGCTCTGATTGAGTTCCTTGATGGGTTGAACTACCCTCAAAAGCTTGTTGCTTCATGGTCTGGCAATAATCCTTGCTCATGGTTTGGATTGGCTTGTGATCACAATAACAAAGTTGATCATTTGAATTTGCCTAGTTGTAATCTTAGTGGCACCCTGAGTCCTTCAGTTGCAAGGCTAGATTCCCTTACTCAGATTAGCCTTCAGTATAATAATCTAACAGGTCCAATTCCAACAAATTGGACTAGTTTGAAATCTTTGAAATTGTTGAATCTCAGTGGAAACAACATTTCTCCTCCACAACCTAAATTCAGTGACTCTGTGCACCTGATCATTGAAGGAAATCCTTTATTGAATAGAAATCAGTCTGGGACAGTTCCTGGAGGAAGTCCATCCACGAGTCCGGGTTCATCCGACGACCCATCTGCTCCAACCAAAGGCTCAAGATCTGGTGCAGCTAACACTTCTGTTGAACCAACCAAACCAAAGGGCTCCAAAAGAGTTGTTGTGGTAGCAATTGTAGCCCCGGCTGCAAGTGTTGCAGTGGTTCTTCTTCTGGCAGTTCCTTTATATATCTATTGCCGTAAGAATAGAAATGACACATTGCAGGCTCCAAGTTCTCTTGTAATTCACCCAAGAGATCCATCTGATTCGGATAGTATTGTTAAGGTTGTTGTTGCTAATGGAAGCACTTTAACTGTAACTGGGAGTCGTTCTGCAAGCATAAACAGCAGTGGGATTGGTGACTCTCATGTTATTGAAACTGGAAATCTGGTAATATCAGTTCAAGTTCTTCGAAATGTGACAAAGAATTTTGCCTCAGAGAATGAGCTTGGCCGTGGAGGTTTTGGTGTAGTTTACAAGGGAGAATTAGATGATGGAACTAAAATAGCTGTGAAAAGAATGGAAGCCGGTGTCATTAGCAGCAAAGCCTTGGATGAGTTCCAGGCTGAGATAGCTGTTCTTTCAAAGGTCCGGCATCGACATTTGGTATCTTTGTTGGGATATTCTGTTGAAGGCTATGAAAGAATTCTTGTCTATGAGTACATGCCTCAAGGGGCTCTAAGTAAACATCTTTTCCACTGGAAGAGCTTAAAATTGGAGCCTCTCTCTTGGAAAAGGAGGCTAAATATCGCCTTGGATGTTGCCAGAGGAATGGAGTATCTTCATACTCTAGCTCACCAGAGTTTCATTCATAGAGACCTTAAATCTTCAAATATCTTACTTGGTGATGATTTCAGAGCAAAAGTATCGGACTTTGGGTTGGTGAAACTTGCTCCTGATGGTGAAAAATCCGTTGCCACAAGGCTTGCTGGGACTTTCGGATACTTGGCACCAGAATATGCTG TGATGGGAAAGATCACAACAAAAGCAGACGTTTTCAGTTTTGGGGTTGTGTTAATGGAGCTCTTGACGGGATTAATGGCTCTAGATGAGGGCAGGTCAGAGGAAACCCAGTACTTAGCAGCCTGGTTCTGGAACATAAAATCAGACAAGGAGAAGCTGAGGGCAGCCATTGATCCGGCCTTAGATGTGAAAGATGAAACATTTGAGAGCATCTGCACCATCGCCGAACTTGCTGGGCACTGCACCTTAAGAGAGCCCAGTCAGCGGCCAGATATGGGGTATGCTGTGAATGTGCTAGCGCCACTTGTGGAAAAATGGAAACCGTTGGACGATGATCCTGAGGATTATTGTGGCATTGATTACAGCCTCCCTCTGAACCAAATGGTAAAGGATTGGCAGGAAGCTGAAGGGAAGGACTTAAGCTATATGGACCTAGAAGACAGCAAAGGTAGTATCCCTGCAAGACCAACTGGTTTTGCAGAATCTTTCACTTCTGCAGATGGTAGATAA